One window of the Trifolium pratense cultivar HEN17-A07 linkage group LG2, ARS_RC_1.1, whole genome shotgun sequence genome contains the following:
- the LOC123908347 gene encoding L-ascorbate oxidase homolog, translating to MGRGMVLALMLCLLGVTNVYGEDPYIYYTWKVTYGTISPLGSPQQVILINNQFPGPEINSTSNNNIVINVFNNIDEPLLFTWHGIQQRKNSWQEGTPGTSCPILPGTNYTYHFQVKDQIGSYFYYPTTGLQRAAGGFGGLRIFSRLLIPVPYADPEDEYWVIIGDWYGKSHKTLKMLLDSGRSIGRPNAVLMNGKNAKGDGSDEPLYTMKPGKTYKYRICNVGLKDALNFRFQGHTMKLVETEGSHVVQNNYDSLDVHVGQCYTVLVTADKEPKDYYMVASTRFTKYSLIGKGIVRYTNGKGPASPVLPPAPVGWAWSLNQFRSFRWNLTASAARPNPQGSYHYGQINITRTIKLVNSASKVDGKLRYAINGVSHVDGETPFKLAEYYGVEDKVFKYNIISTDEPPVDLRAITIAPNVINVTFRNFIEIIFENPGKVVQSYNLGGYSFFAVAGEPGKWSPEKRKNYNLLDAISRHTIQVFPKSWAAIMLTFDNAGMWNLRSEHAESRYLGQQLYISVLSPEGSLRDEYNLPQTQLVCGIVKDMPKPAPKYT from the coding sequence atgggtcgTGGGATGGTGTTAGCTTTGATGCTATGCCTCTTGGGCGTCACTAACGTTTATGGTGAAGACCCTTATATTTACTATACATGGAAGGTTACCTATGGTACAATTTCTCCTCTTGGGTCTCCGCAACAGGTTATTCTTATAAACAATCAATTCCCAGGACCTGAAATTAACAGCACTAGCAACAACAACATTGTCATTAATGTGTTCAACAACATTGATGAGCCATTGCTTTTCACATGGCACGGTATTCAACAACGTAAGAATTCATGGCAAGAAGGTACTCCGGGTACTTCATGCCCCATCCTTCCTGGAACTAACTATACCTATCACTTCCAAGTGAAGGATCAAATTGGAAGTTACTTTTACTATCCTACCACCGGTCTTCAAAGAGCCGCGGGTGGTTTCGGTGGTCTTAGAATCTTCAGTCGTCTGTTGATCCCTGTTCCTTATGCTGATCCTGAGGATGAGTATTGGGTTATCATTGGTGACTGGTATGGCAAGAGTCACAAGACTCTTAAGATGTTGTTGGACAGTGGTCGTTCAATTGGAAGGCCCAACGCTGTTCTCATGAACGGTAAAAACGCTAAGGGTGATGGAAGCGATGAGCCACTGTACACAATGAAGCCAGGAAAAACCTATAAATACAGAATCTGTAATGTTGGTCTTAAGGACGCACTTAACTTCAGGTTCCAAGGACATACAATGAAGTTGGTTGAAACTGAAGGCTCACATGTTGTTCAAAACAACTATGACTCCCTCGACGTTCACGTTGGACAGTGCTACACTGTTCTTGTGACCGCCGATAAAGAGCCAAAGGACTATTACATGGTTGCCTCCACTCGTTTCACCAAGTACAGTTTGATTGGAAAGGGTATTGTTCGTTACACCAACGGTAAGGGTCCTGCTTCACCTGTGCTTCCACCTGCACCTGTGGGTTGGGCTTGGTCTCTCAACCAGTTCCGTTCTTTCCGATGGAACTTAACTGCTTCTGCTGCTAGGCCTAACCCTCAGGGATCTTACCATTATGGTCAGATCAACATTACCCGCACCATTAAGTTGGTTAACTCTGCTAGCAAAGTTGACGGTAAACTCCGTTATGCTATTAACGGTGTTTCCCACGTTGATGGCGAAACACCTTTTAAGCTAGCTGAGTACTACGGTGTTGAAGATAAGGTGTTCAAGTACAACATCATCTCCACCGATGAACCCCCAGTTGATCTTAGGGCCATCACCATTGCACCTAATGTCATCAATGTGACTTTCCGTAACTTCATTGAGATCATCTTCGAGAACCCCGGAAAGGTTGTCCAGTCTTACAATTTGGGAGGTTACTCTTTCTTCGCTGTCGCTGGTGAGCCAGGAAAGTGGAGCCCagagaaaagaaagaactaTAACCTTTTGGATGCGATCAGCAGACACACAATTCAGGTGTTCCCTAAATCATGGGCTGCAATAATGTTGACATTCGACAATGCTGGTATGTGGAACTTGAGGTCTGAGCATGCTGAGAGCCGTTATTTGGGACAACAACTCTACATTAGTGTTCTATCACCGGAAGGTTCTTTGAGGGATGAATACAACCTTCCTCAGACCCAACTTGTCTGCGGTATCGTCAAGGATATGCCCAAGCCTGCACCCAAATACACTTAA